The sequence below is a genomic window from Montipora capricornis isolate CH-2021 chromosome 14, ASM3666992v2, whole genome shotgun sequence.
AATATTTTGTGAAGGAGTTTGATGACTTGAAGTAGAGAAGTAATCTTTTCGTGTTAATGTTGTTTCGATCTCCGTCTCCTTCTGCACAAGTATCTTTCAGCTGCATGAGGAATACAGCCAGCTCGATGACATTTAAACCATAAAACCTAAGAATGGTGtagaaaatatatttaaaatatttaaaattagtTAAAACATTTCAGTTGGCAATATATTTTGCTATGAATTCTTCTGACGGGTTTGGAGTTAGCCAGGACACAGCCGGGACTCTTATGCTAAGGATTGCTGACAATTTATTTAGCAAATTGAATGTTGCTGCAAGCCTGGACACATTTTATACATCAGACATCTGTAATTGGTTTTAGTTGCCTCAACTTTTAAAAGTCACTTTTACATATCTTGTATCAAGTTTGTATCAGTTGTTAAAGTACAATATTTTAGAGTATCAACAAGTAAGTGTAGGCTACATAATGCATTTTGTCATGTTGAACTGAGCTCACCTCACTCTGTCTGGTTTCTCTGGTTCTTCCAAAGTGTGCTCAGAATCTTGTGTGACCTCTGGGGGTTTGTTGTAATCATGTTCATCTTGAATTACGTGCACCAAATTGCTCCTCTTCTTTAATAGGTCGTGTTGAGTAACCTCCTCCTTGTCAGGGTCTGCCATGACAAATTCGTCAACAAAAGCCCCAATATTCTTGTGAAAGTAGgctaattttctttcctttgacaTGTGCTGAATCCCAGCTGGTGGAACATGTGTGGAGGGGACATCAGCAAGGCTTTGCATCCCCCAGAATTCAAGGGCAGCTTCCAGAATATATGCCTTTCCAACACTCAGTAAAAACTGCTCACAGCCTTCAAAAGATTTTGTAATCTTGTCAGGTGTAACATTGCGGCGATTGTACTTTTCTCTGAAAAATTTCAGTGTGCCAACCTCTCTGACTGATTCTGGCTTGTGTAAGTTGTCAAAGATGAACTATGTAATAAAATATCACTTTGTCAGTACTGAGAATTAAATTTGGCCTGTGTTACCTTAAACATACCTTAGTGTCAGACTGTTGCCAATTTTACGATCGCATAAATGAGTGAGCCTTGCTAGTTTTAATTCTGATCCAGTCCTATACATTACAGGAACCAGGTGCCTGATAAGCAGCTTAACTCACTTCAAGCAGATAGAATACATCACCTGCCCTGAGTTTCTGTCAACATTAACataaatgttctttctttttgtatCAAGGTTGTTAGTTAGCCacaatcattaatttttatgaaTTTAATTTTCCCCTTTTTTAAAGATCTTCAGCAGTATAGAAACTAGTTGAAATGTTTCgacattatttttgtttcactGTTTTAATTATAATATGCAAAATATTATTGAACCCCTGTGCAACACCTAGTGACTAACAGcagagatgatgatgataattttgTAGTTACCTGCAAGAATGACATCTTTGTATGGAACGGCTCCACCACAAATGGGCTGCAGTGGTCAAATCTATCTTTTGCTGTGTGTGAACCAGCCCGCAGATCTTTTGCCCCAGCAAATCTTACTCTTGTAAGCTGATCCCCACCAAATGGGACTGATACTGCACTCATGTGATCGTCAGCATCTTGCCTGTTGATGTGAGCTCCAGGTTGATCAGGAGCAGATGCTGATCCTCCCAGGCTGCCTTCCGGCTGAGGTGGTCTGGCATTTGCAGGTGGATTGTCAATAATCCCAGCCTTTGTGTAGATTTCTTCTATTGAATCTTCATAAAAGGAAAGGATATCGACCACGTCATCatattttttctcatctttCAGCTGTAATGGCAATGGCACGATAATGGACTCTTGAGCCATCTCCTTCTGAAATCTGTGCGGGATGTGTGAAGGTATCACAGACTTCATAAAAGAAAGttctttgatgtttgccgtAATCACCCTACCAACCAATACTTTGAAGTCTTCGCGGAGTTTTGTTGTCTCAACATCACTGAGAAGGAAAACTGCATTGGGAACTGTTTTTATATCCCTTCTAGGGGAG
It includes:
- the LOC138033000 gene encoding uncharacterized protein, with translation MFHTLTNKQFLTHINNILLQLFARCQKMGFSLGSTSKLKLLDMIGGHFADKVIEQVKDGKRLQGTGDNWDIRINAHDMRSTHQNVDLHYFASNLIVERIPIDPQLSTVSPRRDIKTVPNAVFLLSDVETTKLREDFKVLVGRVITANIKELSFMKSVIPSHIPHRFQKEMAQESIIVPLPLQLKDEKKYDDVVDILSFYEDSIEEIYTKAGIIDNPPANARPPQPEGSLGGSASAPDQPGAHINRQDADDHMSAVSVPFGGDQLTRVRFAGAKDLRAGSHTAKDRFDHCSPFVVEPFHTKMSFLQFIFDNLHKPESVREVGTLKFFREKYNRRNVTPDKITKSFEGCEQFLLSVGKAYILEAALEFWGMQSLADVPSTHVPPAGIQHMSKERKLAYFHKNIGAFVDEFVMADPDKEEVTQHDLLKKRSNLVHVIQDEHDYNKPPEVTQDSEHTLEEPEKPDRVR